ACGCGCAGAGTATTACCATCGTGCACGCCAACGTGATTGACGTGGCTACCGGCCAGGTGCAGCCCGACCAGACGGTGGTTATCACCGGCAAGCGCATTGTTCGGGTTGGGCCATCGGCCCGCATTACGCCTCCCAAGGGCCGTCTTATCGACGCCCGTGGCCAATACCTCATGCCGGGGCTGTGGGATATGCACACCCACGTCTATTTCGACGGCACGGCCAGCGCCGGCACCAGCCTGATTTTGCCGCTGCTGGTGGCCAACGGCATTACCGGCATCCGGGACATGGGCAGCGAGCTGGACTCCATTCTGCACGCGCGGGAGGCCGTGGCGGCCCACCGCCTGCTGGGCCCGCGCCTGGTGGTGAGCGGCCCGATGCTCGACGGCCCCAAATCGCCTTACAAGGCCTCCATTGCCATTGCTACGGCCGAAGACGGCCGCCGGGCAGTCGACCAGCTTAAGGCGCGCGGGGTCGATTTTATCAAGGTTCAGTCGCTGGTGCCCCGGGCCGCGTACTTCGCCATTGCTGCCGAGGCCAGGGCCGTGGGCCTGCCCTTTGAGGGGCACGTACCCGATGCCGTGCGGGCCAGTGAGGCCGTAGCGGCCGGCCAGCGCAGCTTTGAGCACCTGATTGGCATTTTTGAGGCCAGCTCGACGGCCGAGGATGCCTACGTGGCCGGCAGCCCCAAGTCGCCGGCCAGCCTGCTGGCCACCTTCGACCCGGCCCGCGAGGCCACTATTATTGCGCTGCTGGCCAAGCACCGCGAAATATGGCAGTGTCCCACGCTGTTCTGGGAGCGCGGCCAGTGGCTGGTTGATAGCATTGCGTGGCGGCAAGCCCCCGACCTGGCCTACGCGGGCCGCAGCTGGGTAGAGCAGCGCTGGCCCAGGGCCCAGCTCAGCATTGCCAAGAATATGGATACCGACCCGCTGCCGATGCGGGCGCGCTTCGTCGGCCACGAGCTCGACCTGGTGCGCAAGCTTCACGCGGCGCAGGTGGGCTTCCTGGCTGGTACGGATATGCCGGCCGGGGTCGACCTGGTGCCCGGCGTGAGCCTGCACCTGGAGCTTCAGCGCTTTGTGGCGGCGGGCTTCACTCCCCTGCAAGCCCTGCAAACGGCCACGCTCAACCCGGCCCGGTATTATGGTCGCCTCCAGGACTTTGGCTCGGTGCAGGCCGGCCGCCTCGCCGACCTGGTGCTGCTCAGTGCCAACCCCCTGGCCGACATTGCCAACACCCAGCGCATTGTGGGCGTGCTGGCCGACGGGCAATACCTGTCGCGGCCCGACCTGGATGAGCTGCAGCGCCGCTTGCGGCAAGTAGCAGCCAGCAAGTAGCGCCCTGGCCCGGCACCCCGCCCCGTACATCAACCTGCAAATCACTGTAAAGAGTGCATTTATGAAAAATCCTTTACTGCTACTGTTGCTTTGCTGCGTGCAGCTGCTACCTGCTGCTGGCTGGGCCCAAAGCAAGTACCCGGCTCCGGTAGAGGGCGATTTTATGCTGCCGAAGTTTCGCTTCGAAAGCGGCGAAACACTGCCCACGCTCACTATTCACTATACCACGGTTGGGCAGCCCCGCCGGGATAAAGCCGGGAAAATCGTGAACGCGGTGCTCATCATGCACGGCACCACGGGGGCAGGCTCCAACTTTTTGAGCGAGCAGTTTGCCGGCCACCTGTTTGGGCCGGGGCAGCTGCTCGATGCCGCGAAGTACTACAACATCCTGCCCGATGCTATCGGCCACGGCCGGTCGAGCAAGCCCAGCAACGGCCTACGGATGAAATTTCCAAAATATAACTATGACGATATGGTCGTCGCCAACTACCAGCTCCTGACCGAGAAGCTGGGCGTAGCGCACGCCCGCCTGGTAATGGGCACCTCAATGGGTGGCATGGAAACCTGGGTGTGGGGCTATAAATACCCCGACTTTATGGACGCGCTGCTGCCCCTGGCCAGCCTGCCGGTCGAGATAGCCGGCCGCAACCGCATGCTGCGCAAGATGGCCATCGACCTGATTGAGATGGACCCGGCCTGGCAGGGCGGCGCGTACACTACCGAGCCGAAAGTGGGGCTCACCGGGGCTGAGTCGTCGCTCATCTTTATGACCAGCAGCCCGAAGCAGCTGCAAAAGCAAGCCCCCACGCGCGAGCTGGCCGAAGCGGCCCTGGCCAAAATCGAAGCCCGCTACTACAGCTCGCTCGATGCCAACGACATGATTTATCAGTTTGATGCCTCGCGCGACTACAACCCTGCCCCGCACCTGGCAGCCATCAAAGCGCCGCTGTTTGCCATCAACTCGGCCGACGACCAGGTGAACCCGCCGGAGCTGGGCATTCTGGAAACCGAAATCAAGCGGGTGGCGAAAGGCCGCTATATTCTGCTGCCCATCACTGACCTCACCACCGGGCACGGCACGCACTCCAACCCGGCAGTTTGGGGAAACTACTTGCAGGAATTGCTGACACTGAGTGAAAAGCCGGCGCACTGAGCCGCAGCCCTGCCCGTGCCGCCGGCTACTTGCCCGCGGCCGGCGGCACAGGCAGGGCCGGAAACCGGGCCGGGGCCCGGCGGTGGTGCGTAGCCTGCTCGTAGGCGTAGGCGTAGGTAATGAGCGTGGGCTCATCAAACGAGCGGCCCAGAAACTGGAGGCCGGCGGGCAGATTATCGTAGGTGAAGCCCATGGGCACGGTGAAGGCCGGCTGGCCGGTGTGCGGGGCAATCAGCTGGCTGTTGTCGCCCTGGTAGCCCTTGAAATCCCCGATTTTGGCGGGCGGGTTATTCCAGGTCGGGTACACGAGCGCGCCGAGCTGGTAGCGGTCCATCACGGCCGTTACGGCGTTGCGGAAGGCAATGCGGCGCGGGTCGGTGTAGGCTTCGCCGCGGCCGGCTACGCTGGCGCTCGGCGCAACCCCGTGCGCTAGCTCGTCTTGCAGATTCTCTTTAATATAAGCCGAGTATTTGCCCGAAGCCAGCACCTCGTCGATGTTGTGCACGGGTGCCTTGGGGCCAAGCGCAGCCAGGTATTGGTTGATGTCGTGCTTAAAAACCGAAGCCCACTGGCCGCTGCTGACCTGGGCAAAATTCGGGATTTCCACCTCTACTACCACGGCGCCCGCCTTGCGCAGGTCGGCCACGGCCTGCGCAAACAACGCCTTCACCTGCGGGTCGGGGTGGCGCTCGCTGAGCGTGCGCAGCACCCCGATGCGCGCCCCCTGGAGCCCGTCTTTTTTCAGAAACTGCTGGTAGCCGCCGGCCGGAATCTTGCCGGCGCAGTAGGCGGTGAGCGGGTCGGCCGGGTCGGGGCCGGTGGCCATTGCGTCGAGCAGCCGGGTGGCGTCGGCTACCGAGCGGGCCATGGGGCCGCCGGTATCGTTGCGCAGGTACAGCGGCGCAATACCCGCCCGGCTCAGCAGCCCCAGCGTGGGCCGAAACCCCACCAGGGCGTTGTGCGACGAAGGCCCCCGGATAGAGTTGCCGGTGTCGGTGCCCAGGCCTGCCGTGCCGAAGCTGGCGGCCACCGCGGCCGCCGTGCCGCCGCTCGAGCCGGCCGGCACGTGCGCCAGGTTGTAGGGATTGCGCGTTTCGCCCGCAATCGAACTGATAGTGACCATCGGGCTAAAGGCCCATTCGGCCATATTAGACTTAGCCAGCACAATAGCCCCGGCAGCTTTCAGCTTTTTCACCAGGGTGGCGTCTTCCGTCGGCGCAAAGCCTTTGAGGGCGAGCGAGCCGGCCGTGGTTTGGAGGCCAGCCGTGTTGTAATTATCCTTCACAATGAGCGGGATGCAGTGCAGGGGCCGCAGCTTGCCGGTGCGGCGATATTCAGCATCAAGCTGCCGCGCCTGCGCCAGCGCCTGCGGATTGGTAACGACGATAGCGTTGAGCCTGGTGGGCTGGTCGTAGGCCGCAATGCGGGCCTGGTACGCCTGTACCAGCTGCTCGCAGTTGCAGTCGCCCCGCTTCAGGGCCTGCTGCACGTCGGCAACCGAGGCTTCGGTTACCTCAAAATGCGGATGGGCTGCCGGCTGTTGGCGGGGTGCCTGGTTGCAGCTGGCTCCTAGCAGCGCAGCGCACAGCAGCAGGAATAAGTACAGGCTGTTTTTTTGAGTAAGGCTCATGCCATAGCAATAACGGAGTAAGCCGGGGAAACCACCTAGCACTTTGCCGAAAATACTTGCTTTTGCGCCCTGCCTGCGCGTGCCTAACGGCTAGCCTTTCGCACGCGCAGGCTGGCAATTTTATCAGTTTTGGCTATAGGCAGAAGCGTCCGGCGTGCTTTCCACCCTATACCTGCTTGCGCCTGACCCAGAAAATCACAAAATTCAGAATAGTCGAAAGGCCAAAGAACTCCGCGAGTATAAACCGATGGCGATGAGCAGCCATAAAACAGCAATAGCCTGCGAGTAGAGTAGTTAGCAGATAAAACCAATAGCGTTTCATGCTACCAAGCTAAGCACAAAACCTCGCTTCAGGCTTTGTCAGCACCCCTAACAATTTATGCCATAACTTTTTATATTGAGTATAAAAAACTTATATGTTTTATATGACTTTTTCCCAACCAAAAGGTAGCTCCTCGCCTATAGGCATTGCGGGGGAAGGTTCGCGTAATACCTTGAGGCCGCCCTGCGTATCAATGAAGCTGGTAAGGAAATCTGCGAAATGACGTTCTTTTTTAGTTTCGGGTACGTCCTAAACAGGTTCAATGAGTAAAAGAACCTTATTGTCAGGTTGTTTCACTACCCTGAATACTTGGTTTTGGAATGAGTAGTGGATAGCATACCGCCGCGATGAGCAGGGCGGTAACTCCTTGGCCAAGCATGGCCAGCGGGGCGCCTGTTTTTTGAGAAATGGCGCCGATGAGCAGGCTGCCGAGCGGTAGCATACCGAATAGGGCCATGGCAACATAGCTCATTACCCGGCCGCGCATGTGGGCAGCGGCCTCGGTTTGGAGAATGGCAATCGCGGCGGCCATCGGGGTAAGGGACCCCAGGCCGATAAGCAGGGCAAACGGGAGGGCCAGTGGAAAGTAGCTCGTACGGGAAAACAGACTCAGCCCCCCGCCCAGGACAACTACGCTCCCCAGCATAAATTTTCGCAGGTCAGCTCCCTTTTTAGCCGAAGCTAACACGAACGTACCAGCCAGCGCTCCTAGCCCAACGCACCCGCTGAGATAGCCATACGTGGCGGCGTTGCCGCCAAAGACCACCTTGGCAAACACCGGCTCCAGCGTATCGTAGGGCAGCACCAGCAGGCTCATACCGGCCATGAAGAAGAGTAGCCGGCTAAGCGCCGGCGTTGCCCGCAGGTACTGAAAGCCCTCGGCCAGCTCGGCCGTCACTTTTTTCGGGACGGCGGCCGGCTTAAACGGCGCAAACGTCATGAGCAGCAGCGATGCCAGCACGGCCAGAAAACTGACCGCGTTCAACCCGAAACAGAACCCGGCGCTAAACCGCTGTAAAATCAGGCCCGACAGGGCGGGGCCAATCAGCCGCGCCATATTGACCATGGCTGAATTGAGTGAGATGGCATTGGGCAGGTCCTCTTTACGGTTCACCATCTCGTGAATCAGGGGTTGCCGGGCAGGTACATCAAAGGCGTTGATAACCCCCAGGATTATACTCAGGACCAGTAGCTCCCAGATGACGTAGTGACCGGATAAAACCAGTGCTGCCAGCAGGATAGCCTGCCCCATCGAGGCCGTTTGGGTCACCAGCAGTATGCGGTAGCGCGGGTAGCGGTCGGCTACCACCCCGCCCAGCAGCGACAGCAGAAAAGAAGGAAACTGCTGCGCAAACATCGCCAGGCCAATCATCGCGGCCGAATGCGTCAGCGAATAAATGACCCAGATAACGGCCGTGCGCTGCATCCAGGTGCCAATTTGGGAAATGGATTGACCAGTGAAAAACAGCGCATAGTTCCGGTTGCGGAAGGCACGGAAAGTACCTCCGAGTGAGTCAGCTTTCATATGTATACTTAGAGGGTGTAGGAAGTGGAGCTGGGCAGCCCGCCTCAGCCCCAATTTCCTAAACCGCTTCTTAGACGGAGTAGGATAATAAAAATCTATTTTTTTCTATACATGCTATTTGCAACAAGTTGCGGACTTGATGGGGCTCCGCATACTTACCTAAAGCAGCAAGTAAAGAGTAGGGCTAAGCAAAAAAGCTCGAAAATGACTCGTATCGAATAATAGCCTTTTTATTATCCTGCTCCCTCTTAGGGAACTAGCATACAAAAAAGTCTCTGCGCCATACCTGGCGCGGGGACTTTTTGTATGATTAAAGGAAGAGTTCTACTCACGGGTGGCTACGCCGGGATTCGGTACCACCCGCCTTCCCTCGTCCTATTAAAAACTATTCAGTAAGGCCCGTCCGCGCGACGGGCACAACGTAATGGCAACAAGTAGTATCTGGATTATTTCGGCGCTTTCCATTGCGCTGGTCATCAGCCGGCCCTTCAAAATACCGGAATTTGTGTGGGCGGTGGGCGGGGCTGCCTTGCTCCTTATTTTCCGGCTGCTGACGCCTCGCGAAGGCCTGGCGGGGGTGGCCAAGGGGCTGGACGTGTACCTGTTTCTGACGGGCATGATGCTACTGGCCGAAACCGCCCGTGAGGAAAAGCTCTTCGACTGGCTGGCTGCCTACGCCACCCGCCTGGCCAGGGGTTCGGGCCAGCGGCTGTTTCTGCTTATCTACCTGGTGGGCGTGGTCGTTACCGTCTTTCTTTCCAACGATGCCACGGCGGTGGTGCTTACCCCGGCCGTGGCCAGCGCCGTGCGGGCCGCCAAGGTAAAAAATCCGCTGCCCTACTTGTTTAGCTGCGCCTTTATTGCCAATGCGGCCTCCTTCGTGCTGCCCATCTCCAACCCGGCCAACCTGGTTATTTACGGCGCCCATATACCACCCCTGTTTACCTGGCTGCCGCGTTACCTGCTCCCGGCAACGACTGCCATCGTGGCTACCTTCTTCTTGTTGCGGCGCACGCAAAAGGACGCCCTGAGCCCGGAGATTGAGCGAAACATTGAGCTGCCAGCCCTCGAACGCGGCGGGCGGGTGGCCCTGGCCGGCATCGGGCTTACGGCGGTAGCCCTGCTGGAAGCCTCGGCCCTAAACTATTCACTGGGGCTTGCTACAGCCCTCACCGGCACGCTGACGGCCGGCGTAGTCGTGCTCATCGCCCGCAAAAGTCCGGCTGCCATTGTGAAGAATGTATCCTGGTCGGTGCTACTGCTGGTAGCTGGGTTGTTTGTGCTGGTAGAAGCCCTCACCAAAACGGGCATCACCCACTGGCTTACCACGCTGCTCACCGCCAGCACCGGGCAGTCGGCCGCCAAAACCGCCTGGATTAGCGGAGTGGGGGTAGCGCTGCTCTGTAA
The sequence above is drawn from the Hymenobacter baengnokdamensis genome and encodes:
- a CDS encoding amidohydrolase family protein, whose product is MRLFPYLLLALWLGTLATHAQSITIVHANVIDVATGQVQPDQTVVITGKRIVRVGPSARITPPKGRLIDARGQYLMPGLWDMHTHVYFDGTASAGTSLILPLLVANGITGIRDMGSELDSILHAREAVAAHRLLGPRLVVSGPMLDGPKSPYKASIAIATAEDGRRAVDQLKARGVDFIKVQSLVPRAAYFAIAAEARAVGLPFEGHVPDAVRASEAVAAGQRSFEHLIGIFEASSTAEDAYVAGSPKSPASLLATFDPAREATIIALLAKHREIWQCPTLFWERGQWLVDSIAWRQAPDLAYAGRSWVEQRWPRAQLSIAKNMDTDPLPMRARFVGHELDLVRKLHAAQVGFLAGTDMPAGVDLVPGVSLHLELQRFVAAGFTPLQALQTATLNPARYYGRLQDFGSVQAGRLADLVLLSANPLADIANTQRIVGVLADGQYLSRPDLDELQRRLRQVAASK
- a CDS encoding alpha/beta fold hydrolase, coding for MKNPLLLLLLCCVQLLPAAGWAQSKYPAPVEGDFMLPKFRFESGETLPTLTIHYTTVGQPRRDKAGKIVNAVLIMHGTTGAGSNFLSEQFAGHLFGPGQLLDAAKYYNILPDAIGHGRSSKPSNGLRMKFPKYNYDDMVVANYQLLTEKLGVAHARLVMGTSMGGMETWVWGYKYPDFMDALLPLASLPVEIAGRNRMLRKMAIDLIEMDPAWQGGAYTTEPKVGLTGAESSLIFMTSSPKQLQKQAPTRELAEAALAKIEARYYSSLDANDMIYQFDASRDYNPAPHLAAIKAPLFAINSADDQVNPPELGILETEIKRVAKGRYILLPITDLTTGHGTHSNPAVWGNYLQELLTLSEKPAH
- a CDS encoding amidase translates to MSLTQKNSLYLFLLLCAALLGASCNQAPRQQPAAHPHFEVTEASVADVQQALKRGDCNCEQLVQAYQARIAAYDQPTRLNAIVVTNPQALAQARQLDAEYRRTGKLRPLHCIPLIVKDNYNTAGLQTTAGSLALKGFAPTEDATLVKKLKAAGAIVLAKSNMAEWAFSPMVTISSIAGETRNPYNLAHVPAGSSGGTAAAVAASFGTAGLGTDTGNSIRGPSSHNALVGFRPTLGLLSRAGIAPLYLRNDTGGPMARSVADATRLLDAMATGPDPADPLTAYCAGKIPAGGYQQFLKKDGLQGARIGVLRTLSERHPDPQVKALFAQAVADLRKAGAVVVEVEIPNFAQVSSGQWASVFKHDINQYLAALGPKAPVHNIDEVLASGKYSAYIKENLQDELAHGVAPSASVAGRGEAYTDPRRIAFRNAVTAVMDRYQLGALVYPTWNNPPAKIGDFKGYQGDNSQLIAPHTGQPAFTVPMGFTYDNLPAGLQFLGRSFDEPTLITYAYAYEQATHHRRAPARFPALPVPPAAGK
- a CDS encoding MFS transporter, with product MKADSLGGTFRAFRNRNYALFFTGQSISQIGTWMQRTAVIWVIYSLTHSAAMIGLAMFAQQFPSFLLSLLGGVVADRYPRYRILLVTQTASMGQAILLAALVLSGHYVIWELLVLSIILGVINAFDVPARQPLIHEMVNRKEDLPNAISLNSAMVNMARLIGPALSGLILQRFSAGFCFGLNAVSFLAVLASLLLMTFAPFKPAAVPKKVTAELAEGFQYLRATPALSRLLFFMAGMSLLVLPYDTLEPVFAKVVFGGNAATYGYLSGCVGLGALAGTFVLASAKKGADLRKFMLGSVVVLGGGLSLFSRTSYFPLALPFALLIGLGSLTPMAAAIAILQTEAAAHMRGRVMSYVAMALFGMLPLGSLLIGAISQKTGAPLAMLGQGVTALLIAAVCYPLLIPKPSIQGSETT
- a CDS encoding arsenic transporter produces the protein MATSSIWIISALSIALVISRPFKIPEFVWAVGGAALLLIFRLLTPREGLAGVAKGLDVYLFLTGMMLLAETAREEKLFDWLAAYATRLARGSGQRLFLLIYLVGVVVTVFLSNDATAVVLTPAVASAVRAAKVKNPLPYLFSCAFIANAASFVLPISNPANLVIYGAHIPPLFTWLPRYLLPATTAIVATFFLLRRTQKDALSPEIERNIELPALERGGRVALAGIGLTAVALLEASALNYSLGLATALTGTLTAGVVVLIARKSPAAIVKNVSWSVLLLVAGLFVLVEALTKTGITHWLTTLLTASTGQSAAKTAWISGVGVALLCNVLNNLPAGLITGSALQSAHSSATITSALLIGVDLGPNLSVTGSLATILWLAALRRENVEVGTWQFLKLGVLLMTVPLLLAIASLFLLPH